One stretch of Brachyhypopomus gauderio isolate BG-103 chromosome 10, BGAUD_0.2, whole genome shotgun sequence DNA includes these proteins:
- the LOC143525387 gene encoding collagenase 3-like, translated as MKVYYQLCILIGLVISVHTGPVPAPIGEDEEILAKTYLEKLYDLKEEKKMPYRRSVSEMSQKLSEMQEFFRLNVTGVLDRETLEVMTQPRCAVPDVAAYVLSPGQYKWPSNQLTYKIENYTPDMTQAEVDDSIQRALQVWAHVTPLKFTRIYSGTADIMISFGVRDHGDGYPFDGPNGFLAHAFFPSPGIGGDTHFDDDETFTFSSPQGYNLFLVAAHEFGHALGLNHSKDPGALMHPIYSYRKNFILPQDDVNGIQALYGPNPDSVDPAIHPVTPDACDPKLVLDAVTLLRGEMMFFKKNLFWRRGPLSPETEQHLITSFWPDAPNNIDAAYEDPSEDIVYLFKGQKIWAVDGYNIAQGYPKSLRSVSLPPNVKKITAALYNSDTGKTLFFVGKLYYSYDHRNKKMDKGYPKPVEDGFPGMTAKITAALQYRGFIYLFSGPRMFEFTSDGQRLMRVLNNSYFLPC; from the exons ATGAAGGTTTACTACCAGCTTTGCATTTTAATTGGCCTGGTGATCAGTGTTCACACTGGTCCAGTACCAGCACCTATTGGCGAGGATGAGGAGATTTTGGCAAAG ACATATCTGGAGAAGCTGTATGACCtgaaagaggagaaaaagatGCCCTACAGGCGCAGTGTCAGTGAGATGAGTCAGAAGCTCAGCGAGATGCAGGAGTTTTTCAGGCTGAACGTGACAGGAGTTCTGGACAGGGAGACGTTGGAAGTGATGACACAGCCCCGCTGTGCAGTTCCAGACGTGGCTGCATACGTCTTGTCACCTGGGCAGTACAAATGGCCTTCGAACCAGCTGACTTACAA GATTGAGAACTACACTCCTGACATGACTCAGGCTGAAGTGGATGATTCCATCCAGAGAGCGCTGCAGGTCTGGGCCCATGTTACTCCTCTGAAGTTCACCCGCATCTACAGTGGCACAGCCGACATTATGATCTCCTTCGGTGTGAGAG ATCATGGTGATGGTTACCCATTTGATGGACCCAATGGCTTCTTGGCTCATGCCTTTTTCCCCAGTCCTGGCATTGGTGGAGATACCCATTTTGATGATGATGAGACCTTTACTTTCTCATCCCCTCAAG GATACAACTTGTTCCTGGTCGCTGCCCATGAATTTGGACATGCACTGGGCCTTAACCATTCTAAAGATCCTGGTGCTCTGATGCATCCAATATACAGCTACAGGAAGAATTTCATTCTGCCCCAAGATGATGTCAATGGAATTCAGGCTCTCTATG gaccaaatcctgactccGTTGACCCTGCTATCCACCCGGTCACCCCTGATGCCTGTGACCCTAAGCTGGTGCTGGATGCAGTTACTTTACTGCGAGGGGAGATGATGTTCTTCAAGAAAAA CTTGTTCTGGCGCCGTGGCCCACTGAGTCCTGAGACTGAGCAACATCTGATCACGAGCTTCTGGCCTGACGCCCCAAATAACATAGATGCAGCTTACGAGGATCCATCAGAAGATATAGTGTACCTCTTTAAAG GTCAGAAGATATGGGCTGTAGATGGTTATAACATTGCACAGGGCTATCCCAAGAGCCTCAGAAGTGTAAGCCTGCCCCCTAATGTCAAGAAGATCACGGCTGCGCTTTATAACTCTGATACGGGCAAAACTTTGTTCTTTGTTGGCAAATTATATTACAG CTATGACCACAGAAATAAGAAGATGGACAAGGGTTACCCTAAACCGGTAGAAGACGGATTCCCAGGAATGACAGCAAAAATCACTGCAGCTTTACAATACCGTG GTTTCATCTACCTGTTCAGTGGACCACGCATGTTTGAATTCACCTCTGATGGTCAAAGACTAATGCGGGTGCTGAACAACAGCTATTTTTTGCCGTGTTAG